TCTCCCCCGTTTCCATATTCATCATTGCTGTCCGGTAATCGGGTGGCGTGTCGTTCAGATTAAAATAGTGTGAAGCGGCTATTTTGTCTGTCAGTCTCTTGGAATAGACACTTTTGCTGTGATCTACCACATCGATTTTGATGTTCTTTACCTCAAAACTTACTGCCCAGGGAAACACCAGCAACACCATGGTGGGAAACAGTACAATAAGTCTTGGAATCAACGGATTCCTGAACATCTGTTTAAATTCTTTTTCGATGAGATATTTTAATGTCTTCATAATTTTATGTTTAATCTGATCTTGGCTGTTTCTTTTCAGCGTTGAAACGTTGTAACAAGTAACGTTTAATCAAGTCGCTTTTTTGTTTTTGCAATGGTTATACCCAACAAGAACAGTGTCATCCCGATCATGATGAACAATTCTTTCCCGATCATGAGAAACCCCTGCCCCTGGATCATCACTTTGCGCACCGCCTCAATAAACCATCGTGCAGGGATAATCGATGAGAATGCCTGCAGTACGCGGGGCATATTGTCGACGGGGAAGATCATCCCTGAGAGCATCAGAACAGGGATCATGGCTGTGATGGCTGAGACGATTACAGCATTAACCTGCTTATCTACCAACGTTGAGACGGTCAGCCCGTATGTCAGTGTCAGTATGATATAGATGAGGGCTATCAAAAAGAGCAACAACAGGTTGCCGTTGACAGGTACACCCAGGATAAAGTAACTCAGGATGAGAATGATCAGGAAATCAACAAAGGAGATGATCATATAGGGAATGGTCTTCGCAAATATCATGGTCCCCTGTTTCAATGGTGATGCAAGCAGTACCTCCATGGTCCCTCTCTCCTTTTCGCGAACTATGGAGACTGATGTCATGATGGTACAGATAATCATCAGCACCAGTCCCATGATGCCCGGAACGAACATGTAGGATGATTTCATCAGCGGGTTGTAGATCATCCTGTTTTCCGTTTGAATCTGAAAGGGTATCTGCCTCAAATCTATTTGCTCCTGCTGAAATTTGGCGATGATAGCCGACGCGTAGGTGGTGGAGATGGATCCCCTGTTGGGATCGGAGCTGTTTGACAGGAGTTGTACAGCCGCTTCTCCCGAGTGCACAAGACTCTCCTGAAAGTTTTGCGGAAACACCACAGCCAGGTCTAGCTCTCCTTTTCGCATCGATGCATTCATCTCATCCATTGAGTACATGTTACCCTGGTGATTGAAATAGGGGTTTTGTCTGATACGCTCAGCGATGCCGGTCGTGAACGCATCAGGTGTTGGATCATAGAAAGCCACGCGGATGTCCTGCACCTCCATGTTAATGGCAAAGCCAAACAGCAGGATCTCCACTACGGGCATCCCCAGGATGATCAGCAATGTCCTGTTGTCGCGCATGATGTGGCGGAACTCTTTTTTTACAAATGCAATAAATTGTTTCATCACTCTCCCCTTTTAGCTTTACGTGCCAGTTGTTGAAAAACCTCATCCATCGTCTCGGCATTAAATCTGCGTCGTAGTTCAGCCGGTGTGTCCAGGGCATCAATGTGGCCATCAACCATGATTGATACACGGTTGCAATATTCTGCTTCGTCCATGTAGTG
This genomic window from Dysgonomonadaceae bacterium zrk40 contains:
- a CDS encoding ABC transporter permease, yielding MKQFIAFVKKEFRHIMRDNRTLLIILGMPVVEILLFGFAINMEVQDIRVAFYDPTPDAFTTGIAERIRQNPYFNHQGNMYSMDEMNASMRKGELDLAVVFPQNFQESLVHSGEAAVQLLSNSSDPNRGSISTTYASAIIAKFQQEQIDLRQIPFQIQTENRMIYNPLMKSSYMFVPGIMGLVLMIICTIMTSVSIVREKERGTMEVLLASPLKQGTMIFAKTIPYMIISFVDFLIILILSYFILGVPVNGNLLLLFLIALIYIILTLTYGLTVSTLVDKQVNAVIVSAITAMIPVLMLSGMIFPVDNMPRVLQAFSSIIPARWFIEAVRKVMIQGQGFLMIGKELFIMIGMTLFLLGITIAKTKKRLD